One stretch of Acropora muricata isolate sample 2 chromosome 12, ASM3666990v1, whole genome shotgun sequence DNA includes these proteins:
- the LOC136893810 gene encoding piggyBac transposable element-derived protein 4-like — protein sequence MAGKPYTRSTPPPSHPGLCLVSENFKASVSDIFDSDSEEEEFFGFSTNDIARADISGESDISADESFTEDKESDSNSVESGGEEDCSDDLDFVIVADFNKPTGPTTVLPATATAGDFLNLVFPEDLIQLIVDETNRNARQKQQQSGTVDKDWMPVNNSDIKAFFAIRFIQGINSLPSERHFWSKNPILANVKVQNVMSRNRYLKINTYLHFNDSLTALPREDVNHDKLHHIRPLIDRLAETFAAQYMPSRENAIDEGLVKFKGRLGFKQYMPMKPIKRGIKVWMRADSITHFVSRFQVYTGRPQGGQEKC from the exons ATGGCTGGAAAACCCTATACAAGGAGtacccctcccccctcccaCCCAGGTCTATG TCTGGTGAGTGAAAACTTTAAGGCGTCGGTCAGTGATATTTTTGATAGTGATAgtgaagaagaagaattttttggcttttcaaCAAACGATATTGCAAGAGCAGATATATCTGGTGAAAGTGATATTTCTGCTGACGAAAGTTTCACTGAAGACAAGGAAAGCGACAGCAATTCGGTTGAAAGCGGAGGTGAAGAAGATTGTAGCGACGATCTTGACTTTGTTATTGTTGCGGATTTTAACAAACCCACCGGGCCTACAACTGTTCTTCCAGCCACAGCAACTGCTGGCGACTTTTTAAACTTAGTTTTTCCAGAGGACTTAATACAACTTATCGTCGATGAAACAAATCGAAATGCACGACAGAAGCAGCAACAATCAGGAACTGTTGATAAAGATTGGATGCCTGTAAACAACAGCGACATCAAAGCGTTCTTCGCTATCAGGTTTATTCAAGGAATAAACTCTCTACCTTCAGAGCGGCATTTCTGGTCCAAGAACCCAATTCTCGCTAATGTAAAGGTGCAGAATGTTATGTCGAGGAACAGATACCTTAAGATAAACACTTATCTACATTTTAATGATTCTTTGACTGCCTTGCCTCGCGAAGATGTTAACCACGATAAGTTGCATCATATTCGCCCGCTCATCGATCGTCTTGCTGAGACCTTTGCAGCCCAGTACATGCCAAGCAGAGAAAATGCAATTGACGAAGGACTTGTCAAGTTCAAGGGGCGATTGGGTTTTAAACAATATATGCCCATGAAGCCCATCAAACGGGGTATCAAAGTGTGGATGCGTGCAGACTCCATCACCCATTTTGTTTCCCGATTTCAAGTCTACACCGGTCGACCACAAGGTGGACAAGAAAAGTGCTAG